Proteins encoded together in one Flavobacteriales bacterium window:
- a CDS encoding AsmA-like C-terminal region-containing protein, which translates to MVWIKRIVSILLLLLLISAATIGFITWRYADEIKAYALDALRSSIVTDISFNEEVVLSLWKDFPLIAVEISDIQIEDAFKTDTLLKVDKAFVQFDIIKIIQNQFTIEGIRVTDGFLRLRRNDHDKWNFRVWKEKEDDGAPSKTDFSIEILTLENIHLDYDDRMVDLNIQFLSEKSKLKGRFTDENTRLGLSIKGFMERLSTTGGDRIIDLSLSLAGVLNINSKESIYTIEMGNAILAGNEMVLDAEWTRIAEGTNMEMEVHAGNIEPFALLPHIWPQMPENIQKLKLEGRADLIFSLNGPFTKTRGPQLDATIRMRDGGLVFQETNVSELNFEGKLFMKDIKSSKAMEITFDSFDLRTPQGKVNGKGKLTDLSNPYLRLSSTGTSRLEEILTVAHVNEEMAGTGDVSWSIDFEGPLGPDFNTTVNELKQMRWSGSLNLSNTEMRFNANIPTIQNLNAKIQMQSGKTSIQDCSGKIGHLEFDGNVDIAQLTDILTDPNSKIALTGEIHIVELDIQQLPKEWHFESDSDAEKANSRPVSFKVKTAIDRIVYNNFSATSISGNLAMENELLLVNELHFKALDGNILTDLTYSPTSNGYVLGIASELRNIDMTRTLAEWDDFGQKGITSKNLKGRASAKLEAQIFMDKDFQILKDKLKVETDMEISGGELIKFEPLLALSKFISVDELNDVKFDTLRNQLSIHDGKLYIPKMSVSSSILNVQVFGEHGFDQEMDYHVNLLLNDLLRRKAKKKEMFDGHEIVDERGKTRLFLWVRGKPGDIKVGFDKKEVRQKLKEDFKQEGQTLKQLFKEEFGGASSTKSEPEAVQFQLEEEPTQPATKGAPEKEKTEQTDKPKKKKGFFSTEKEETETEGKFEIEFDP; encoded by the coding sequence ATGGTCTGGATAAAACGGATTGTATCTATTCTCCTTCTGCTGTTGCTGATTTCCGCAGCAACCATTGGATTCATTACATGGCGCTACGCGGACGAGATCAAAGCCTACGCACTTGACGCCCTTCGCTCGTCCATTGTAACTGATATATCATTCAACGAAGAAGTAGTCTTGTCCTTGTGGAAGGATTTCCCGCTTATTGCTGTAGAGATATCTGACATCCAAATTGAAGACGCGTTCAAAACGGATACGCTCCTAAAAGTTGACAAAGCCTTTGTTCAGTTCGACATCATCAAGATAATCCAGAACCAGTTTACCATTGAAGGAATCAGAGTGACAGATGGATTTCTTCGGTTACGGAGAAATGACCACGACAAGTGGAATTTCCGCGTGTGGAAGGAGAAGGAAGATGATGGCGCGCCAAGCAAGACCGACTTCAGCATAGAAATTCTGACGCTTGAGAATATTCATTTGGATTATGACGACCGCATGGTTGACCTGAACATTCAATTCCTCTCCGAAAAATCTAAGCTAAAAGGGCGTTTTACAGACGAAAACACACGTTTGGGGTTGAGTATCAAAGGCTTCATGGAACGTCTTAGCACCACTGGAGGAGATCGGATTATAGACCTTTCTCTTAGCTTGGCAGGTGTGCTCAATATCAATTCTAAGGAAAGCATCTACACCATCGAAATGGGAAATGCCATTTTAGCTGGAAACGAAATGGTGCTTGACGCTGAATGGACAAGAATTGCCGAAGGCACCAACATGGAAATGGAAGTCCATGCGGGCAACATCGAACCTTTTGCCTTGTTGCCACATATTTGGCCACAAATGCCCGAAAACATCCAAAAACTGAAACTAGAAGGTAGAGCAGATCTTATCTTCTCACTGAATGGTCCGTTTACAAAAACCAGAGGCCCGCAATTGGATGCAACCATCAGAATGCGTGATGGTGGATTGGTTTTTCAGGAAACGAATGTTTCGGAACTCAATTTCGAAGGCAAGCTGTTTATGAAAGACATTAAAAGCTCCAAGGCAATGGAAATCACGTTCGATTCCTTCGACCTTAGAACGCCTCAGGGAAAAGTGAATGGAAAAGGAAAGCTAACTGATCTTTCCAATCCTTATTTGCGCCTTAGTAGCACCGGAACTTCCAGATTGGAAGAGATTCTGACCGTGGCTCACGTGAATGAAGAAATGGCCGGTACTGGAGATGTTTCGTGGTCCATTGATTTTGAAGGACCATTAGGCCCCGATTTTAACACAACAGTGAATGAATTGAAACAGATGCGTTGGTCTGGCAGTTTGAATCTTTCCAACACCGAAATGCGCTTCAATGCGAACATTCCGACCATTCAAAACCTGAATGCGAAGATCCAAATGCAATCAGGCAAGACCTCCATCCAAGATTGCTCGGGCAAGATCGGGCATCTTGAATTTGATGGGAACGTTGATATTGCCCAACTGACGGACATTTTGACCGATCCGAATTCGAAAATTGCGCTGACTGGAGAAATTCATATCGTAGAATTAGATATCCAACAACTTCCAAAGGAATGGCATTTCGAATCTGATTCTGATGCTGAAAAAGCCAATTCGCGACCTGTTTCGTTCAAGGTTAAAACAGCCATAGACCGAATTGTTTACAACAACTTCAGTGCTACTTCCATTTCAGGAAATCTAGCCATGGAAAATGAGCTCCTTCTGGTGAATGAATTACATTTTAAAGCATTGGATGGTAACATATTAACAGACCTCACATATAGCCCTACATCCAATGGATACGTTCTCGGAATTGCCTCCGAACTTCGGAATATTGACATGACCAGAACACTTGCAGAATGGGATGATTTTGGTCAAAAAGGAATCACTTCCAAAAATCTGAAAGGACGTGCGTCTGCCAAATTGGAAGCACAGATTTTCATGGACAAGGATTTCCAAATTCTGAAAGACAAGCTTAAGGTTGAAACGGACATGGAGATCAGCGGTGGTGAACTCATAAAATTTGAGCCGCTTTTAGCGCTTTCCAAATTCATAAGCGTAGACGAATTGAATGACGTTAAATTCGATACCCTACGTAATCAGTTGAGCATTCACGATGGGAAACTTTATATCCCAAAAATGTCTGTTTCGAGCAGTATTCTGAACGTTCAGGTATTTGGCGAGCACGGATTTGATCAAGAAATGGATTATCACGTTAACCTGCTATTGAACGATCTGCTGCGCAGAAAAGCCAAGAAAAAGGAAATGTTTGATGGACATGAAATTGTGGATGAACGTGGAAAAACACGCTTGTTCCTTTGGGTTAGAGGCAAACCTGGCGATATTAAAGTTGGGTTCGATAAGAAGGAAGTGCGCCAGAAACTGAAAGAAGATTTCAAGCAGGAAGGTCAAACATTGAAGCAATTATTCAAGGAAGAGTTCGGTGGCGCGTCTTCAACCAAGAGCGAACCCGAAGCCGTGCAATTTCAATTGGAAGAAGAACCAACGCAACCCGCAACGAAGGGTGCTCCTGAAAAAGAAAAAACCGAACAAACAGACAAGCCTAAAAAGAAGAAGGGCTTCTTCTCTACCGAAAAGGAAGAAACTGAAACAGAAGGCAAATTTGAGATTGAATTCGACCCTTAA
- the hemW gene encoding radical SAM family heme chaperone HemW, whose translation MAGIYIHIPFCRRACHYCDFHFTTNLSNADQLVAAIVKEIEIQKNYLYGETISTIYFGGGTPSLLPTKQIERIIQTIGTFHSVENDLELTLEANPEDLSLEKLKDLKSIGINRLSLGTQSFIDAELKWMNRMHTAEQAIECIKVAQQIGFDNISIDLIFGLPSQSVKDWNFNLATALSLNVQHISSYGLTIEAKTVLGNRVKKGTQEAPDDEVAAEFFRMNMEFFPSNGFEHYEISNFAKEGFISRHNSSYWRGVPYLGLGPSAHSFNGTSRQWNVRSNAAYLNSISTEKTFFKTEELSEIDRLNEQIMIGLRTKWGVEKAKMEQIRSDSWKILVSEVARQEPENYIVDESTIRLSEIGKLFSDKLTSDLFFD comes from the coding sequence ATGGCGGGCATTTATATTCACATTCCCTTTTGCAGGAGGGCTTGCCATTACTGCGATTTCCACTTCACAACTAACCTTTCCAATGCAGATCAGCTGGTGGCTGCAATTGTGAAGGAAATAGAGATTCAAAAGAATTACCTCTACGGTGAGACCATTTCGACCATCTATTTTGGTGGTGGCACTCCTTCCCTACTTCCAACCAAGCAGATTGAACGCATCATCCAAACAATCGGTACGTTTCATTCAGTTGAAAACGATCTTGAATTGACCTTGGAAGCCAATCCCGAAGATCTTTCTCTCGAAAAATTGAAAGATCTGAAATCTATTGGAATCAACCGATTGAGCTTGGGAACACAATCATTTATCGATGCAGAGCTGAAATGGATGAATCGAATGCACACAGCCGAACAGGCAATTGAATGCATTAAGGTGGCCCAACAAATTGGATTCGACAACATCAGCATTGATCTGATTTTTGGTCTCCCAAGCCAATCGGTCAAAGACTGGAACTTCAATCTGGCAACAGCTTTGAGTTTGAATGTTCAGCATATTTCAAGTTATGGGCTTACTATTGAAGCTAAGACTGTACTCGGAAATCGCGTGAAGAAAGGAACGCAAGAAGCACCAGACGATGAAGTTGCAGCTGAATTCTTCAGAATGAATATGGAGTTTTTTCCAAGCAACGGATTTGAGCATTACGAGATCAGCAATTTTGCCAAGGAAGGTTTCATTTCACGCCATAATTCATCGTATTGGAGAGGCGTTCCATATTTAGGTTTAGGTCCGTCTGCTCACTCATTCAACGGTACCTCAAGGCAATGGAATGTACGCAGTAATGCAGCTTATCTGAATTCAATTTCTACTGAAAAGACCTTCTTCAAAACCGAAGAATTGTCTGAGATCGATCGATTGAATGAACAGATCATGATCGGACTTCGGACCAAATGGGGCGTTGAAAAGGCCAAGATGGAACAGATTCGATCTGACAGTTGGAAAATCCTTGTTTCTGAGGTCGCGAGGCAAGAACCTGAAAATTATATTGTGGATGAATCCACAATTAGACTTTCTGAAATCGGCAAACTGTTTTCCGACAAGCTTACTTCAGATCTTTTCTTCGATTAA
- a CDS encoding C45 family peptidase, which translates to MRTLRNIGIGLLIVLIVAWLGLQLFYYSLALDPPSVPELAIGESQVTTENGVRSLNGSWYWQNENGLWEAYVEGSAYERGLTLGILAKAQVVSQEESFVAQIRKLIPSEWFLKTLKYGVVFFNRNLPEHVSEELQQEIYGVSKSFADEFDFIGDKYSRILNYHAAHDIGHALQDLSIVGCSSFAVWDEFSADSALIVGRNFDFYMGDDFAKDKIILFVKPDSGYAFASITWAGFMGVVSGMNEHGLTVTLNAAKSEIPNGAKTPISLLAREILQYARTIDEAYAIAKSRETFVSESLLIASADDHAAAIIEKSPDRIDIYRPNDSRLTCTNHYQSETFKNDSVNIQNMRNSDSEYRFKRLNQLLEANFPIDPRESVDILRNQKGLNDAELGMGNPKAINQLLAHHGIVFQPEKRVLWISTNPFQLGEFVCYDLKKIFRSDVRRQTTDNRPQSDISYLISDISSDSLTIPADNFLASEDYTHFLRYKELKNRLFDNIALGKDIEWNEALEAEFIASNPESYVTYLMLGDLYLEQDKFQEASKYYLLSLSKEVASEQERKKIQQNLTACH; encoded by the coding sequence ATGAGGACACTTCGAAACATAGGAATTGGACTGCTGATCGTGCTTATTGTGGCATGGCTTGGGCTTCAGTTGTTCTATTATTCCTTGGCTTTGGATCCGCCATCGGTACCGGAACTTGCCATAGGTGAAAGCCAAGTGACGACCGAAAATGGCGTTCGCAGCTTGAATGGCAGTTGGTATTGGCAGAATGAGAATGGACTTTGGGAAGCCTATGTGGAAGGAAGCGCTTATGAGCGAGGACTTACCTTAGGAATCCTAGCCAAGGCACAGGTCGTATCTCAAGAGGAAAGCTTCGTGGCGCAGATACGGAAGCTTATTCCATCCGAATGGTTTTTGAAAACCTTGAAATATGGCGTGGTTTTCTTCAATCGGAACTTGCCCGAGCATGTTTCTGAAGAATTGCAGCAGGAGATCTATGGCGTTTCGAAATCATTTGCCGATGAGTTTGATTTCATTGGCGACAAATACAGCCGTATTCTCAATTACCACGCAGCACATGATATCGGTCATGCCTTGCAGGATCTGAGTATTGTGGGCTGCAGTAGTTTTGCAGTTTGGGACGAGTTCAGTGCCGATTCAGCGCTTATTGTAGGGCGCAATTTCGATTTCTACATGGGAGATGATTTTGCGAAGGACAAGATCATTCTCTTTGTAAAACCTGATAGTGGTTATGCTTTCGCCAGCATCACTTGGGCCGGTTTCATGGGGGTGGTTTCTGGGATGAATGAGCACGGATTGACTGTGACGCTGAATGCTGCCAAAAGTGAGATCCCGAATGGTGCAAAAACGCCTATTTCGCTCTTAGCGAGGGAAATTCTTCAATATGCTCGAACGATTGATGAAGCTTATGCTATCGCCAAATCGAGGGAAACCTTTGTTTCGGAATCATTGCTTATTGCTTCAGCCGATGATCATGCGGCCGCCATCATCGAGAAATCGCCAGACCGCATTGATATATACAGACCGAATGACAGTCGATTGACTTGCACCAATCATTACCAGAGTGAGACTTTTAAGAATGATTCCGTCAATATCCAGAATATGCGCAATTCGGATTCGGAGTATCGTTTCAAGCGTTTGAATCAACTATTGGAAGCCAATTTCCCCATCGATCCAAGGGAATCTGTAGATATTCTCCGAAACCAGAAAGGGTTGAACGATGCAGAATTGGGAATGGGAAACCCAAAGGCAATCAATCAATTGTTGGCACATCATGGTATTGTGTTTCAACCAGAGAAGCGTGTGCTGTGGATCAGCACAAATCCATTTCAATTGGGGGAGTTTGTTTGCTACGACCTCAAGAAAATCTTTCGGTCAGACGTCAGGCGACAGACGACAGACAACAGACCTCAATCTGACATCTCATATCTGATATCTGATATCTCTAGCGATTCCCTCACCATTCCTGCCGACAATTTCCTTGCTTCCGAAGATTATACGCACTTCCTGCGCTACAAGGAATTGAAAAATAGGCTATTCGACAACATTGCTTTAGGAAAAGATATTGAGTGGAACGAGGCCTTGGAAGCGGAGTTCATTGCGAGCAATCCGGAGAGTTATGTGACGTATTTAATGCTCGGAGATCTTTACCTTGAACAAGATAAATTTCAAGAGGCCAGCAAGTACTATTTACTCAGTTTGAGTAAGGAGGTTGCCTCTGAACAAGAACGGAAGAAAATACAACAGAACTTAACAGCATGCCACTAG
- the fahA gene encoding fumarylacetoacetase, which yields MKSWIEITEDSDFSLDNIPFGVYGNGGKPKAATRIGDSVIDLDVLLKAGLFAGLNLPEDVFEQQVLNDFIELGKPTTNATRKRIQELFAADNGELRDNAALCVDAILNIQDVKMHMPVRVGDYTDFYSSREHATNVGTMFRDPANALLPNWLHIPVGYHGRASSIVISGTPIHRPKGQTKADDAELPTFGPTRLLDFELEMAFIVGKGNAIGTTVPVEEAEDHIFGMVVFNDWSARDIQKWEYVPLGPFLAKNFGSSISPWIVTMEALEPFRSASPKQEPNVLPYLEMKKDHNFNINLEAIIETPEGVSKTVSHSNFKYMYWSMAQQLAHHTVNGCNMNVGDMCASGTISGPTPDSYGSMLEITWRGSKPVAMPDGTERKFIQDGDSVIMKAFCEKDGKRVGFGEVRTKVLPAN from the coding sequence ATGAAGAGTTGGATTGAGATAACCGAAGACAGTGATTTTAGTTTAGACAACATTCCTTTCGGAGTTTATGGTAACGGTGGAAAACCGAAAGCAGCCACACGAATAGGCGACTCGGTAATTGACCTAGATGTATTGCTCAAGGCTGGGCTTTTTGCTGGTTTGAATCTTCCTGAAGACGTATTTGAACAGCAAGTTCTAAACGATTTCATCGAACTTGGAAAACCAACTACTAACGCCACAAGAAAGCGCATTCAGGAACTGTTTGCAGCAGATAATGGCGAATTGCGCGACAATGCTGCGCTTTGCGTAGATGCCATTCTGAATATTCAGGATGTAAAGATGCACATGCCAGTGCGTGTAGGCGATTACACCGATTTCTACAGCAGCAGAGAGCACGCCACGAATGTTGGAACAATGTTTCGTGACCCTGCAAATGCCTTATTACCAAACTGGTTGCATATTCCGGTGGGTTACCACGGCAGAGCTTCATCAATTGTTATCAGCGGCACGCCCATTCATCGTCCAAAAGGACAGACAAAGGCCGATGATGCTGAACTACCAACTTTCGGACCTACCCGCCTACTCGATTTTGAACTGGAGATGGCGTTTATCGTTGGAAAAGGGAATGCTATTGGAACAACAGTTCCTGTGGAAGAAGCCGAAGACCACATTTTCGGCATGGTGGTTTTTAACGATTGGAGCGCGCGCGATATTCAAAAGTGGGAATACGTTCCATTGGGACCATTCTTGGCAAAGAATTTCGGGTCGTCCATTTCTCCTTGGATTGTGACGATGGAAGCTTTGGAACCATTCCGCTCGGCCAGTCCAAAACAGGAACCGAATGTTCTTCCATATCTGGAAATGAAAAAAGACCACAATTTCAACATCAATCTGGAAGCCATCATCGAAACACCAGAAGGCGTTTCAAAAACCGTGAGCCATTCCAATTTCAAATACATGTATTGGAGCATGGCGCAGCAATTGGCGCATCATACCGTCAATGGTTGCAACATGAACGTGGGCGATATGTGTGCTTCAGGAACAATCTCTGGCCCAACGCCTGATAGTTACGGCTCCATGCTCGAGATCACTTGGCGAGGCTCAAAACCTGTGGCCATGCCCGATGGAACGGAACGAAAGTTCATTCAGGATGGCGATTCGGTAATTATGAAGGCATTCTGCGAAAAAGACGGTAAACGTGTTGGCTTTGGCGAAGTAAGAACAAAGGTTCTTCCTGCCAACTAA
- a CDS encoding SH3 domain-containing protein has product MKKLLVILISAIGMNAMAQNTPKYLNVMAVNGLNMRSQPDANARVVTKVPFGKQVEILERTNIDLQLGWIKDHWFKVSFRGREGYIFGGYLNELPAPTQVSETGSLTELLPVYCASTLHQEGETITATEKSRSGDTLFYSLQKFDAGIELELEKQNDRRTSKLLLPISVPQTYVLLEALLKMSKQASLLDGLRFVKGKDGQLTRISNAEGTINVRSLSEELTELTITSYQLSN; this is encoded by the coding sequence ATGAAAAAGCTACTGGTAATTCTCATTTCGGCCATCGGTATGAACGCGATGGCGCAAAACACACCTAAGTATTTGAACGTGATGGCCGTAAACGGTCTGAACATGCGTTCGCAACCCGATGCCAATGCCCGCGTGGTAACAAAAGTTCCGTTTGGCAAGCAGGTCGAAATACTAGAACGGACAAACATCGACCTTCAATTGGGATGGATAAAGGACCATTGGTTTAAGGTCAGCTTCAGAGGTAGAGAAGGATATATTTTCGGAGGTTATCTTAATGAGTTACCTGCGCCTACCCAAGTCTCAGAAACTGGCTCGCTTACCGAATTGCTTCCTGTTTATTGTGCATCAACGCTGCATCAGGAAGGAGAAACCATTACGGCTACAGAGAAGAGTAGAAGTGGAGATACCTTATTCTACAGCTTACAGAAGTTTGACGCTGGAATAGAGCTTGAATTGGAGAAGCAAAACGACCGAAGAACATCTAAGTTATTGTTGCCCATTTCCGTTCCACAGACATATGTACTGCTGGAAGCTTTACTCAAAATGAGTAAACAAGCCAGTTTATTGGATGGATTGCGTTTTGTGAAAGGAAAGGATGGTCAGTTAACGCGCATCAGTAATGCTGAAGGAACCATCAACGTTCGTTCTTTATCGGAGGAACTCACCGAACTCACCATCACTAGCTACCAATTGAGCAACTGA
- a CDS encoding exosortase/archaeosortase family protein, with protein sequence MEFLKNNKEVLLFLGKLSALCAFYFLWFSPNVWQLPVISTLYGYYIHYTLLYLIEPSVWILRLLGYGADVINLRNIDLHDLTYNIHIRNFCLGTDMMFSLAALIVSFPGKWLDRFWFIPLGLIGIQIINIARIVGLCISLILLKNGNFVDHHDVFNVVAVIFIFFMFTLWVKRYEKEPAC encoded by the coding sequence ATGGAATTTCTGAAGAACAATAAAGAGGTACTACTGTTTTTGGGCAAGCTTTCTGCCTTGTGTGCTTTTTATTTCCTGTGGTTCAGCCCCAATGTTTGGCAACTACCAGTAATAAGTACGCTCTACGGTTATTACATCCACTACACGCTTCTCTATCTTATAGAACCAAGTGTTTGGATCCTTCGATTGTTAGGGTATGGTGCTGATGTAATCAACCTCAGGAATATCGACCTGCATGATCTTACCTACAATATTCATATCAGAAATTTCTGCCTTGGAACAGATATGATGTTTTCCCTCGCTGCACTTATCGTTTCTTTTCCTGGAAAATGGCTTGATCGCTTCTGGTTCATTCCGCTTGGATTGATTGGCATACAGATTATAAATATTGCGCGAATTGTCGGGTTGTGCATTTCTCTCATCCTATTGAAAAACGGAAACTTTGTGGACCACCACGATGTCTTTAATGTAGTTGCCGTCATTTTCATCTTTTTCATGTTCACCTTATGGGTAAAGCGATATGAAAAAGAACCTGCTTGTTAA
- a CDS encoding tetratricopeptide repeat-containing protein gives MKTLKENEKWSVSLKATQTTVEESPRPKIGDDDGISDRTMNAIIVLFMLITLSVSIVASAQPDPLKYRIMLRQAMLDMDRLDFDKAAAKLLEVRANSEENANVNHMLGMCYLYGQDASEKAVFYLNKAAKHAAVDFESWDLDEKRAPIESVYHLAKAYENLQDFAKAARYYEQYLATINNGADNGSRTYAMIHRNMEKCKAATIENSAEVLPENVVLNQ, from the coding sequence ATGAAAACCTTAAAAGAAAATGAAAAATGGAGTGTAAGCCTTAAGGCCACTCAAACAACAGTAGAGGAATCTCCACGACCAAAGATCGGTGATGACGATGGCATCTCTGACCGAACCATGAATGCGATCATCGTGCTGTTCATGCTGATAACGCTAAGTGTATCGATAGTAGCATCGGCACAACCTGATCCATTAAAGTATCGGATCATGCTAAGACAAGCGATGCTGGATATGGATAGACTGGATTTCGACAAGGCAGCGGCCAAGTTACTTGAAGTGCGAGCAAACTCGGAAGAAAATGCCAACGTGAACCACATGCTTGGAATGTGCTATCTCTATGGGCAGGATGCATCGGAAAAGGCGGTTTTCTACCTGAACAAAGCAGCCAAGCACGCAGCCGTTGATTTCGAAAGCTGGGATCTGGATGAGAAACGCGCTCCGATCGAATCAGTGTATCATTTGGCCAAGGCTTATGAAAACCTTCAGGATTTCGCCAAAGCAGCTCGATACTACGAACAATACCTCGCAACCATCAACAATGGAGCTGACAACGGTAGCAGAACTTACGCCATGATCCATCGGAATATGGAAAAGTGCAAAGCTGCCACAATAGAGAATTCAGCAGAAGTTTTACCAGAGAATGTAGTACTGAACCAATAA
- a CDS encoding LuxR C-terminal-related transcriptional regulator — MRDPRTKRPSPEDILDMRHKEWIRSLRISRETGSTVIIKLPATNYGKTASVLSEREIEILQLISFGCSSREIAEKLFLSNHTVTNHRKNMLNRSRCGNFAELVRVAINENLL; from the coding sequence ATGAGAGACCCTCGAACAAAAAGGCCTTCTCCAGAAGATATTCTGGACATGCGCCACAAAGAATGGATTCGTTCATTACGCATCAGCAGAGAAACAGGTTCTACAGTGATCATCAAGTTACCTGCAACCAACTACGGTAAAACGGCCTCTGTGCTCTCTGAACGTGAAATTGAAATCCTACAATTGATTTCGTTCGGGTGCTCATCGAGGGAAATTGCAGAGAAACTTTTTCTAAGCAACCATACAGTTACCAACCACCGAAAGAATATGCTGAACCGTTCCCGATGTGGAAATTTCGCAGAACTGGTTCGCGTAGCTATCAACGAGAACCTGCTTTAA
- a CDS encoding HAMP domain-containing histidine kinase encodes MNIYSQKQRWKQLLIVLALCIGAGSLLYTNQLADRLANQERLKVELWAKGTKFLATSTDQNTDLSFVFEVVKSNTTIPLILTDGDNNIISIRNFDEDRSQDPIYQKQQLERILNLNEAIEIELYGGTKNLIHYDNSDLYYQLKYYPYVSLGIISIFILVAYFAFSFARKAEQDQVWVGMAKETAHQLGTPLSSLIAWIEYLRLKNVDSATLDDMKKDVSRLETITERFSKIGSVPDLVPANIADVLTESMDYMQTRSSKKVHFTLNIDDVKNVEVPMNIPLFAWVIENLCRNAIDAMEGAGAIDLVASVSGSKVIIDVSDTGKGIARSKFETVFQPGYTSKKRGWGLGLSLTKRIVEQYHSGKIVVSKSELGKGTTFRITLNKA; translated from the coding sequence GTGAATATCTATTCTCAAAAACAACGCTGGAAACAACTACTGATCGTGCTAGCGCTATGCATTGGTGCAGGCTCGCTGCTTTATACCAATCAGCTTGCAGACCGACTTGCCAACCAAGAGCGGCTAAAGGTTGAACTATGGGCAAAAGGCACCAAGTTTCTAGCTACTTCTACAGATCAGAACACAGATCTGAGCTTTGTGTTTGAGGTGGTGAAATCAAACACAACCATTCCTTTAATCTTAACCGATGGCGATAACAACATCATTTCCATCAGGAATTTTGATGAAGATCGAAGTCAAGACCCAATATATCAAAAGCAGCAATTAGAAAGGATCTTAAACCTCAACGAAGCAATAGAAATTGAGCTTTATGGAGGCACTAAGAATTTGATTCATTACGATAATTCCGACCTTTATTATCAACTCAAATATTACCCGTACGTCAGTTTAGGAATCATCTCCATCTTCATTCTCGTAGCCTACTTCGCCTTCAGTTTTGCGCGCAAAGCAGAGCAAGATCAAGTTTGGGTTGGAATGGCCAAAGAGACGGCACACCAACTCGGAACTCCGCTTTCATCACTCATTGCATGGATTGAATATCTGCGTTTGAAAAATGTTGATTCAGCCACGTTGGATGATATGAAAAAGGACGTGTCGAGATTGGAAACGATCACAGAACGCTTCTCAAAGATCGGTTCGGTACCTGACCTTGTTCCCGCAAATATTGCCGATGTGCTGACAGAAAGCATGGATTACATGCAAACGCGGAGTTCCAAAAAAGTGCATTTCACCTTGAATATTGACGATGTGAAGAACGTTGAAGTGCCGATGAATATTCCGCTGTTTGCTTGGGTAATTGAAAACCTTTGCCGAAATGCCATTGATGCCATGGAAGGTGCTGGAGCAATTGATCTTGTTGCCAGCGTTTCAGGCTCAAAAGTGATCATCGATGTTTCGGACACAGGAAAAGGAATTGCACGTTCGAAATTTGAAACCGTCTTTCAGCCGGGATATACAAGTAAGAAACGCGGCTGGGGTCTCGGACTTTCGCTTACCAAACGAATTGTAGAGCAATATCACAGCGGTAAAATTGTGGTCAGTAAATCCGAATTGGGCAAAGGAACAACCTTTAGAATCACCCTGAATAAAGCCTGA